One window of Triticum dicoccoides isolate Atlit2015 ecotype Zavitan chromosome 5A, WEW_v2.0, whole genome shotgun sequence genomic DNA carries:
- the LOC119304206 gene encoding uncharacterized protein LOC119304206 isoform X2, whose translation MELLCKAPVLSCGARRVRGGGTGSPMGPLAGALGRWIYGAVKPPPPPPRICGTPGGPPVTAPRVRLSDGRHLAYAESGARKEDARYKVVFSHGFTGSRHDTIRPSLEVAEELGVYMVGFDRAGYGESDPNPNRSVKSAALDVEELADALGLGPKFYVIGISLGCHAVWGALKYIPERIAGAAMMAPVVNYWWPGFPADLAAEVYNKQEVGDQWALRVSHYAPGILHWWMDQSWLPTSTVVAGTTPLPNKRDAEIRAKLKADGTFQQKMELATQQGIHESYYRDMMVMFGKWEFDPMSLPKPPCPVHIWQGDEDGLVPVVLQRHIASRLSWVNYHELPATGHFLSPVPGLGDTVLQTLFGNAKQ comes from the exons ATGGAGCTGctgtgcaaggcgccggtgctgagcTGCGGCGCCAGGAGGGTCCGGGGGGGCGGAACGGGGTCGCCCATGGGCCCGCTGGCGGGCGCGCTGGGGAGGTGGATCTACGGGGCagtgaagccgccgccgccgccgccgcggatctGCGGGACGCCCGGCGGGCCCCCGGTGACGGCGCCCAGGGTCCGGCTCAGCGACGGCCGCCACCTCGCCTACGCCGAGTCCGGGGCGCGCAAGGAGGACGCGCGCTACAAGGTCGTCTTCTCCCACGGCTTCACCGGCTCCCGCCACGACACCATCCGCCCCTCGCTG GAAGTGGCTGAAGAGCTAGGCGTGTACATGGTGGGTTTCGACCGTGCCGGATATGGCGAGAGTGACCCGAACCCTAACCGATCTGTGAAAAGCGCAGCGCTCGACGTCGAGGAGCTTGCTGACGCACTAGGATTAGGCCCTAAATTCTACGTGATCGGCATCTCCCTTGGCTGCCATGCTGTCTGGGGCGCCCTCAAGTACATCCCTGAAAG GATTGCTGGAGCTGcaatgatggctccggtggtgAACTACTGGTGGCCGGGCTTCCCTGCGGATCTTGCCGCGGAGGTGTACAACAAGCAGGAGGTGGGCGACCAGTGGGCGCTGCGTGTGTCACATTACGCCCCTGGCATCCTCCACTGGTGGATGGATCAGAGCTGGCTGCCCACCTCCACCGTCGTGGCCGGCACCACGCCGCTCCCCAATAAGCGCGACGCCGAGATCCGCGCCAAGCTCAAGGCCGATGGCACATTCCAGCAG AAGATGGAACTGGCAACACAGCAGGGCATCCACGAGTCGTACTACCGCGACATGATGGTGATGTTCGgcaagtgggagttcgacccgatgaGCCTGCCGAAGCCGCCTTGCCCCGTGCACATCTGGCAGGGCGACGAGGACGGCCTGGTGCCCGTGGTGCTGCAGAGGCACATCGCCAGCCGGCTCAGCTGGGTGAACTACCATGAGCTCCCCGCGACCGGGCATTTCCTGTCGCCGGTCCCCGGGCTAGGTGACACCGTTCTCCAGACCCTTTTCGGCAATGCTAAGCAATga
- the LOC119304206 gene encoding uncharacterized protein LOC119304206 isoform X1, producing MWVTSMPQVWDEEARSRKGDDMMSPAPAAAMLGSLAGWLSRAADPPAPKLCGSPGGPPVTAPRVTLRDGRHLAYCESGVPKEQARFRVVFSHGFTGSREDSVRATQEVAEELGVYMVGFDRAGYGESDPNPNRSVKSAALDVEELADALGLGPKFYVIGISLGCHAVWGALKYIPERIAGAAMMAPVVNYWWPGFPADLAAEVYNKQEVGDQWALRVSHYAPGILHWWMDQSWLPTSTVVAGTTPLPNKRDAEIRAKLKADGTFQQKMELATQQGIHESYYRDMMVMFGKWEFDPMSLPKPPCPVHIWQGDEDGLVPVVLQRHIASRLSWVNYHELPATGHFLSPVPGLGDTVLQTLFGNAKQ from the exons ATGTGGGTGACGTCGATGCCGCAGGTGTGGGACGAGGAGGCGAGGAGCCGCAAGGGCGACGACATGATGTCGCCGGCGCCCGCGGCCGCCATGCTGGGGTCGCTGGCCGGCTGGCTGTCCCGCGCCGCCGACCCGCCCGCGCCCAAGCTCTGCGGCTCGCCGGGCGGGCCCCCGGTGACCGCGCCCCGGGTCACCCTGCGCGACGGGCGGCACCTGGCCTACTGCGAGAGCGGCGTTCCCAAGGAGCAGGCCCGCTTCAGGGTCGTCTTCTCCCACGGCTTCACCGGTTCCCGCGAGGACAGCGTCCGCGCCACCCAG GAAGTGGCTGAAGAGCTAGGCGTGTACATGGTGGGTTTCGACCGTGCCGGATATGGCGAGAGTGACCCGAACCCTAACCGATCTGTGAAAAGCGCAGCGCTCGACGTCGAGGAGCTTGCTGACGCACTAGGATTAGGCCCTAAATTCTACGTGATCGGCATCTCCCTTGGCTGCCATGCTGTCTGGGGCGCCCTCAAGTACATCCCTGAAAG GATTGCTGGAGCTGcaatgatggctccggtggtgAACTACTGGTGGCCGGGCTTCCCTGCGGATCTTGCCGCGGAGGTGTACAACAAGCAGGAGGTGGGCGACCAGTGGGCGCTGCGTGTGTCACATTACGCCCCTGGCATCCTCCACTGGTGGATGGATCAGAGCTGGCTGCCCACCTCCACCGTCGTGGCCGGCACCACGCCGCTCCCCAATAAGCGCGACGCCGAGATCCGCGCCAAGCTCAAGGCCGATGGCACATTCCAGCAG AAGATGGAACTGGCAACACAGCAGGGCATCCACGAGTCGTACTACCGCGACATGATGGTGATGTTCGgcaagtgggagttcgacccgatgaGCCTGCCGAAGCCGCCTTGCCCCGTGCACATCTGGCAGGGCGACGAGGACGGCCTGGTGCCCGTGGTGCTGCAGAGGCACATCGCCAGCCGGCTCAGCTGGGTGAACTACCATGAGCTCCCCGCGACCGGGCATTTCCTGTCGCCGGTCCCCGGGCTAGGTGACACCGTTCTCCAGACCCTTTTCGGCAATGCTAAGCAATga